A genomic stretch from Aedes albopictus strain Foshan chromosome 2, AalbF5, whole genome shotgun sequence includes:
- the LOC134286395 gene encoding uncharacterized protein LOC134286395, with amino-acid sequence MPATTSTIRKAPSMRTLKTTLRSLISMFQDICGFVDKLSEVTSANQVMVRLEKLDELWEKVNDVLLEIETHKDFTEEDESCIKQRSEFGSKYYDMKSMLLDKVKDLEEPQNLSQSTRSLDTTQQPTIEHVRLPQIKLQTFDGNIDEWLSFRDLYTSLIHWKTDLPDVEKFHYLKGCLAGEAKALVDPLAITRANYQIAWDTLIRRYNDSKQLKRRQVQALFKLPKLAKESAVELQSLLEGFERTIQTLDQLVQPAEYKDLLLLDILCSRLDPATRRSWEEFSSTKEKDTIKELTEFLQRKVKILGSLPTKTSELRSETLQPKKNPPNLYSSYSTAQSISGHCVACSENHLLYQCPAFQRMSIADRDQILRNNALCRNCFKRGHRAIDCPSRFVCRNCKGKHHTLVCFRPTSNEDRDESSVARTSAAGSSIQSPEEPQESSSLVSSNVSGNRMSSVLLATAIVLVEDEDGNRVPARALLDSGSECNFMTENLSQQLKVQRQRSDISVFGIGQASMKVKQKVIVTITSRVSGFSRRMEFLLLPKVTANLPIVNVDMAGWEVPAGVELADPAFFTSKTIDLVLGIQHFFAFFNTGNQVLLGGGLPSLNESVFGWVVSGCIDKPNNNHHITCNMAIGLEELLTRFWSCEEIGFSNNYSPDEARCEEQYVQSVQRGSDGRYTVALPKDETVFGRLGESRGIAYRRFLSLERRLQKDSDLRDQYHQFMEEYLELGHMRKVVPNEHNHVRCYLPHHPVVKEESTTTKVRVVFDASCKTSTGTSLNDTLLAGPVIQDDLRSIILRSRTRQIMVIADVEKMFRQIGISEEDAPLQSILWRTDPNAEVSTYELTTVTYGTKPAPFLATRTLKQLAMDEQVNYPTAAQTATEDVYMDDVLGGADDPEAALELRTQLDEMTQKGGFRLRKWASNCPLVLRGIPENDLAIIVSVASSAEEVARILEKMANGVFVTTTRQDEALASSNSNNGWPASRDSGR; translated from the exons ATGCCGGCGACGACATCCACCATTCGTAAGGCTCCAAGCATGCGGACCCTGAAGACGACGTTGCGGTCGTTGATCAGCATGTTTCAAGATATTTGTGGGTTTGTTGATAAGTTGAGTGAAGTGACTAGTGCAAATCAGGTAATGGTGCGACTTGAGAAGCTCGACGAATTATGGGAGAAAGTGAACGACGTTCTCCTGGAAATCGAGACCCATAAAGATTTCACGGAGGAGGATGAGAGCTGCATCAAGCAACGTTCGGAGTTCGGCAGCAAGTATTATGACATGAAGTCGATGCTTTTGGACAAGGTTAAAGACTTGGAGGAACCGCAGAATCTAAGTCAATCTACCCGTAGTCTGGACACAACACAGCAACCGACAATTGAGCACGTGCGACTGCCGCAAATCAAGCTGCAGACGTTCGACGGCAACATAGACGAGTGGTTGAGCTTCCGTGACCTGTATACGTCGCTCATACACTGGAAAACGGACCTACCAGATGTGGAAAAATTCCATTACCTGAAAGGGTGTCTAGCAGGTGAGGCGAAAGCTCTAGTTGATCCACTAGCAATCACGAGGGCGAACTATCAGATCGCTTGGGATACCTTAATCAGACGCTACAATGACAGCAAACAGCTAAAGCGGAGACAAGTGCAGGCGTTATTCAAACTTCCGAAGCTGGCTAAGGAGTCGGCTGTCGAGTTGCAGTCCCTGCTGGAAGGGTTTGAAAGAACAATCCAAACGTTGGATCAACTTGTTCAGCCTGCCGAGTATAAAGACTTGCTGCTTCTGGATATTTTGTGTTCTCGTCTAGACCCGGCGACGAGAAGAAGTTGGGAGGAGTTTTCGTCGACGAAGGAAAAAGATACCATTAAGGAGCTGACTGAATTCCTACAACGTAAGGTCAAGATACTGGGATCTCTACCAACAAAAACGTCCGAATTGAGGTCGGAGACTCTGCAACCGAAGAAAAACCCACCGAATCTCTATTCCAGCTATAGCACAGCTCAGTCAATAAGTGGACACTGTGTAGCTTGCTCCGAAAACCATCTCCTTTACCAATGTCCGGCTTTCCAACGGATGTCCATAGCTGACCGAGACCAGATTTTGCGGAATAATGctctctgcaggaattgcttcaagcgCGGACACCGAGCTATAGATTGTCCCTCCCGGTTTGTGTGTCGAAACTGCAAGGGAAAACACCACACCCTGGTTTGTTTTCGACCAACATCAAACGAAGATAGAGATGAATCTTCAGTTGCGCGAACTTCTGCCGCAGGCAGTAGTATCCAATCACCAGAAGAACCCCAAGAATCATCCAGCCTGGTATCGTCTAATGTCTCCGGCAACCGTATGTCGTCGGTGCTCCTAGCAACTGCGATTGTTCTAGTGGAAGATGAGGACGGAAACCGTGTTCCAGCCAGAGCGCTCCTAGACTCCGGATCAGAGTGCAACTTTATGACGGAGAACTTGTCCCAGCAGTTGAAGGTTCAACGGCAGCGATCGGATATTTCGGTGTTTGGAATCGGGCAAGCCAGCATGAAGGTGAAGCAGAAGGTCATAGTTACAATCACATCGAGAGTTTCAGGGTTCTCTCGGAGGATGGAATTCCTGTTATTGCCCAAGGTGACAGCAAATCTTCCAATAGTCAACGTGGATATGGCAGGATGGGAGGTCCCAGCTGGTGTGGAATTGGCAGACCCAGCATTTTTCACATCCAAGACTATCGATCTGGTactcggaattcaacattttttcGCATTCTTCAACACCGGAAATCAAGTCCTACTTGGAGGTGGTCTCCCCTCTCTAAACGAATCAGTGTTTGGTTGGGTTGTATCTGGATGCATAGACAAACCAAACAACAATCATCACATAACATGTAATATGGCAATTGGTTTGGAAGAGCTGCTGACCCGTTTTTGGTCTTGCGAGGAGATTGGGTTCTCCAATAATTATTCTCCGGATGAAGCACGCTGTGAGGAGCAGTACGTTCAATCGGTACAAAGGGGTTCGGATGGTCGATACACAGTCGCTCTCCCTAAGGATGAAACCGTATTTGGAAGGCTGGGCGAGTCAAGGGGCATCGCTTATCGGCGGTTTCTAAGCCTCGAACGTAGATTGCAGAAGGATTCAGATCTACGTGACCAATATcaccaattcatggaggaatacctagaactaGGCCATATGCGGAAGGTGGTTCCGAATGAGCACAACCATGTTCGTTGCTACCTACCCCATCATCCTGTGGTCAAAGAAGAAAGCACCACAACGAAGGTACGAGTGGTGTTTGACGCGTCGTGTAAAACATCTACAGGGACGTCACTCAATGATACGTTGTTGGCCGGACCGGTCATACAGGACGATCTCCGGTCCATAATTTTACGAAGCCGAACGAGACAGATCATGGTGATTGCAGACGTCGAAAAGATGTTCCGGCAAATCGGGATTAGTGAGGAAGACGCGCCGCTTCAAAGTATCCTTTGGCGAACGGATCCCAATGCAGAAGTCTCAACGTACGAATTAACAACGGTCACGTACGGCACGAAGCCAGCTCCATTCCTTGCTACCAGGACACTGAAGCAGCTTGCTATGGATGAGCAAGTTAATTACCCAACAGCAGCGCAAACTGCAACGGAAGACGTCTACATGGATGACGTTTTAGGTGGAGCGGACGATCCAGAAGCAGCTTTGGAGCTGCGCACCCAATTGGATGAGATGACGCAAAAGGGCGGATTTCGGCTCAGGAAATGGGCTTCCAACTGCCCTCTGGTATTGCGGGGCATACCAGAGAACGATTTGGCAATC ATTGTCTCAGTGGCAAGTAGTGCAGAAGAAGTTGCAAGAATTCTGGAAAAGATGGCGAATGGAGTATTTGTCACAACTACAAGGCAGGACGAAGCGTTGGCGTCCAGCAATTCCAATAACGGTTGGCCAGCTAGTCGTGATTCGGGACGATAA